One Ahaetulla prasina isolate Xishuangbanna chromosome 1, ASM2864084v1, whole genome shotgun sequence DNA window includes the following coding sequences:
- the DCAF4 gene encoding DDB1- and CUL4-associated factor 4, producing the protein MKRNRWRGRSNHVQHHHRRMLNGQPYTVFHHQHSTERPEERELQSLQNSGRSQAESPSASQSSHSCQSSSVPELPGFYYDPEKNRYFRLLPGHNNCNPLTKESIHQKEMEMQRLKLLKEDEKMIKKTHRSGLNSSIIFRKKQLGFYSSITYCSPTFCSNRLICLLFSKVNSACWASLRQQDSHLLLCLMGAAENVGCASLLPASFFSSSTTAVERGMSWRFSVSTAWSCAWCHNPQANNCLSTGLNQRIIVTNAVTGHHQTFNTNSDVLAQQFATQSPVLYNGCRSGEIFSIDVRQCNHKGQRWKAGQFFHDSAVTSVNLLKSEQYLMAADMLGQIKLWDLRKLKCVKEYSGHKNEHTILPLHINEEEGLLLAVGQDCYTRIWSLQDAHLLRTIPSPSPSSRDSIPSVVFSSQLGGARGVPGLLMAVRQDLYYFSYKTDDPYCLHIKDMDCSTLHSD; encoded by the exons ATGAAGAGAAATAGATGGCGAGGTAGAAGTAATCATGTACAGCATCATCATAGACGGATGCTTAATGGCCAGCCTTACACAGTATTCCACCATCAGCATTCTACCGAAAG GCCTGAAGAAAGAGAATTGCAAAGCTTGCAGAACTCAGGAAGAAGCCAAGCTGAATCACCATCTGCATCCCAATCATCCCATTCATGCCAAAGTTCTTCAGTTCCAG AATTACCAGGATTTTATTATGACCCTGAAAAGAATCGCTATTTTCGCTTACTTCCTGGGCATAACAACTGCAATCCTCTCACCAAGGAGAGTATTCATCAGAAAGAGATGGAAATGCAAaggttaaaacttttaaaagaggaTGAGAAAATGATAAAG AAAACACACAGATCTGGGCTAAACTCTTCAATTATCTTTCGCAAGAAACAACTAGGTTTCTATAGTTCTATCACTTATTGCAG TCCTACTTTTTGCTCTAATAGACTTATCTGCCTTTTATTTTCCAAGGTGAATTCTGCATGCTGGGCCTCTTTGAGACAGCAGGATTCTCATCTTTT GTTGTGCCTCATGGGTGCTGCAGAAAACGTAGGGTGTGCCAGCCTGCTCCCAGCTTCCTTCTTCAGCAGCTCTACTACAG CAGTTGAACGTGGAATGTCATGGAGGTTCAGTGTCTCCACAGCCTGGTCTTGTGCCTGGTGTCATAATCCTCAGGCTAATAACTGCCTTAGTACAG GTTTAAATCAACGAATCATTGTGACTAATGCAGTGACTGGGCATCATCAAACATTTAATACCAACAGTGATGTTCTAGCACAGCAATTTGCCACCCAG TCTCCCGTTTTATATAATGGTTGTCGTTCAGGGGAGATTTTCAGTATTGATGTCCGTCAGTGCAACCATAAAgggcaaagatggaaagctggcCAATTCTTCCATGACTCAGCAGTCACATCTGTTAATCTCCTGAAAAGTGAGCAGTATCTCATGGCTGCAGATATGTTAGGCCag ATAAAGCTCTGGGACCTGAGAAAACTAAAATGTGTAAAAGAATACAGCGGTCATAAAAACGAGCATACTATTCTTCCTTTGCACATCAATGAGGAAGAAGGGCTTCTTTTAGCAG TGGGTCAAGACTGTTATACACGAATTTGGAGTCTCCAGGATGCTCATTTGCTACGAACtattccatctccatctccatcctcCAGAGATtctattccaagtgtggtgttCTCATCACAGCTTGGAGGTGCCCGAGGTGTTCCTGGCTTGCTTATGGCAGTCAGACAAGATCTCTATTATTTCTCCTATAAGACAGATGATCCATATTGCCTGCATATTAAAGACATGGACTGTTCCACCTTGCATAGtgactga